A portion of the Deltaproteobacteria bacterium genome contains these proteins:
- a CDS encoding lysophospholipid acyltransferase family protein, which translates to MSAPTNGDSRRQPLRLGDPFAPVVGPDPLAPWLDALDRRAPGAELRAALAVEVAAPEPEPPAAPPPAPAPAPRPADLELDEDWQRLARRVGEEPARRLALVASGVEGWDRFGLSPGALRQAFPFFLGLYRSWFRVRSEGHAHLPAEGPLVLAANHGGLLPFDGAMAVIDLLLHGDPPRLARAIVDRWAGSLPWVNVFFARVGQVVGTHENLARLLADGETVLVFPEGMDGIRKPITQRHRLQRFHAGFVEHALRARAPIVPMAIVGSDDQAPVLFDVKPLARLLGLPVAPITPTFPWLGPLGLLPYPVRYRIAYGEPLRFHERFAPGAAADPAVVRALAGQVRRAIQHLIDARR; encoded by the coding sequence ATGAGCGCACCCACGAACGGGGACTCGCGGCGGCAGCCGCTCCGGCTCGGGGACCCGTTCGCGCCGGTGGTCGGGCCCGATCCGCTCGCGCCCTGGCTCGATGCGCTCGACCGGCGGGCGCCCGGCGCCGAGCTGCGGGCCGCGCTCGCCGTCGAGGTCGCGGCGCCCGAGCCGGAGCCGCCGGCCGCGCCGCCGCCGGCACCGGCACCTGCCCCGCGCCCGGCCGACCTCGAGCTCGACGAGGACTGGCAGCGGCTCGCGCGGCGCGTCGGCGAGGAGCCGGCGCGCCGGCTCGCGCTGGTGGCGTCGGGCGTCGAGGGCTGGGATCGCTTCGGCCTCTCGCCGGGCGCGCTCCGCCAGGCCTTCCCCTTCTTCCTCGGGCTCTACCGCTCGTGGTTCCGCGTGCGGAGCGAGGGACACGCGCACCTGCCGGCAGAGGGTCCCTTGGTGCTCGCCGCCAACCACGGCGGCCTGCTGCCCTTCGACGGGGCGATGGCGGTGATCGACCTGCTCCTCCATGGCGACCCGCCGCGCCTCGCGCGCGCGATCGTGGACCGCTGGGCCGGCTCGCTGCCCTGGGTGAACGTCTTCTTCGCACGCGTCGGACAGGTGGTCGGCACCCACGAGAACCTCGCGCGCCTGCTCGCCGACGGCGAGACGGTGCTGGTGTTCCCGGAAGGCATGGACGGGATCCGCAAGCCGATCACGCAGCGCCACCGCCTGCAGCGCTTCCACGCCGGCTTCGTCGAGCACGCCTTGCGCGCGCGGGCGCCGATCGTGCCGATGGCGATCGTCGGCAGCGACGACCAGGCCCCGGTCCTGTTCGACGTGAAGCCGCTGGCGCGCCTGCTCGGCCTGCCCGTCGCGCCGATCACGCCGACCTTCCCCTGGCTCGGCCCGCTCGGCCTGCTCCCCTACCCGGTGCGCTACCGGATCGCCTACGGCGAGCCGCTGCGCTTCCACGAGCGCTTCGCGCCCGGCGCCGCCGCGGATCCCGCCGTCGTGCGCGCCCTGGCAGGGCAGGTGCGGCGCGCCATCCAGCACCTGATCGACGCGCGCCGATGA